TGCTTGCAAATAAATCTCTTGGTTAAGCACACGGCACACAATCTTTCTGAATGTTTTATGTCCGGGAACTTAGTCATAAGCTTTTCCTTCCAGAATCCCACAAGCGCTCCGTACTCTTTACAGTCCTGGTTATCATGCCGTTCAGGATGCACAGGCTCTCTTATCCCGCATATAGTGCATTTGTAATGCGGCTCTGATTGTGGCGAAAAGTCACGGATAATCTTTCTGCTTCCAAGCGCCTTTTCAATAAATTTGTACAACTGCCCATACACCGTGCCAATGTTAGGACTAAAACCTTTTGTCTCGTATTCTTTTAAAAGTTTTTCAAAGTCCTTTAGAAGGTTGTTGCCCAAAAAAGTTTTATATGTTTCAAGAAAATCCCTGTATTCATTTTTTTTGCCTGCAGGCAGTATTGACCAGTAAACCTGCAAAAAGTCACTTGTTTGTCTGTTCCAGATTTCTCCCCAAACTGTATCGTTTTTTAGTTCATCTAAGGGATTTTCTATTTCTTCTTTTACCGTAGAACATAATTCAATAAAAACATGTCTTACCGCGTTTTCAGCCCTTCTTGCAATGTGTTCGGCATTATCTTTCGGAAGAATGGCAAGCACACGATTGGGTAACGTAGGGGAAGATAATAATTCCCTGCGAGACTTCTCAATAAATTCCAATCCCTTTTTTCTCAGCCAGAGGTTGCAAAAGGGTTGATCCATCAAGTCTGGAAAGATGATAGAATCCGGTCCTGCTTCCTCTGATATTTCCTTCATTACTGTCCATGATAAATACGAAAGCATATAGCTCCCTGCCCACAAATCCTGGGTTTTTCTTGCTGTTGCGATAAAATCCTGTATTGGACCAATAGAAAACAATAAGAGTGACGGCTCTGGCAAAGCGCCTGCAATGGCAGAAGTAACCCTTCTATGCTCCCAGATGGAGTGGTCGGGGATGCGCGTATCTGCCGGTAGAAGCTCCCATAATTGCCCAAGTGCTGATTTCCCGGATTCTTTTTCTTTCTTCTTAATGATTTCATAGAACTCAGCCCATAGGGAGAGGTATCTTGATTCTAAATCAGGATATTTTAAAGCAATCTCTTTTATGGCTTCCTCAACATTATCCATTACCAGTTTATAATCAATGCCTGTAATAGCAGACGTGGCAGATGGTGGAATCTTAAACTCCTTACCGGACAAAGGATGAACAATAACGGGTTCTTTTGGGAAATCGGCCTTTGCTTCGATATCCCTGGAGAAATTTATCCTGTCGGATGCAGAGGCAATATGATCGGCGTCTTTTGTTTCATTGGTTATCGAAGCGCTTCCTTCAATAATCCTCATGAGATTCGAAGCCCTTTCTTCATGACCCACCTTGCCAAGGATTAGAGCTTTTTCTGGCGGGTCATGGAGAATCGCCTGGATTTTTTTGATAAGAAGTTTATCGTCCATTATTGCTTATTCTCCTTCGCTTTTCTGTCGTATCGCTGTGTAAAGATACTTCAAAGAGGTGACATAAGAACCTTTTATCCTTTCAAATATCTTTCTCGATTCCTCAAAGGTATAGGTGTGAACCAGATAATTCCGGTCATCTATCATCTTCAGCCATGTATCCTCACTGTCAATGAGATCGTTTAAGAAAGCACTCTTAAAACAATCACGCGGATTCTTACAGATAATCCCCATATCCGCAAGGTATTCCTTTATAAGCTTCCATGAAAGCTCATAGCACAACTCAAAACGCTTTATCGTGCCGTCAATATCAAGGTCATCGCGTGATTGCTCGGCTGCCGATTCAAGGTTTGTCAATGCTTTTTCAAAATCCTCAAAATATCTCTTAACCCTTTCTCTCATAAATCACCACTCCTTCCTTTTCTATCTTTTTCTTGAGCGAATCATCCGCTGTTTTTAGATTAATCATATCCACCACCCCATTCAGAGTTGAGTGTCCCAACGGTTTTTCCGCATCAACGGCTATATCTGTATCTGAACGGTTGTGGAAATCCCCTCTTGCCTTAGAGCCGAAGATAATTATTTTCCGCGGGTTGGAGCTTTTCTTTATTTCTTCCACTACATGCAAGAGTGTATCAGGCATTGAAAGGATATGTTCGCCGGTTTTTTTCAATTCCGCCCAGAACTCGTCAATAATGCCATAATCCGGTTTTTGGGTTTTTTTATCCGCAGATATTACGCCGCCTTGCGGCAACAGCTCACCTGATAGCCTGATAACCATCCAATAGTAGCGATCATCAACTTTGATAATCTTGAAGATTATTGGAGAACTTCTTCGCACAAATACCTCGCTCTCTTTTCCAGTAACAGTTGTTCTACTGCTTCTATGCACAATAGGAAACCCGAAGACGGCTGTTTCAAAAATCCTTGACTTGTTATTATCTCTAAATTTCTTAAAAATATCACCTGCATGGTTTAATGCTTCTTTCCATGTCTTATTATCCCCACCAATCACAAATCTCGAAAAACTTAAGTTTGTATATTCCGAAACAAATGCCGTCCTGCTCTCATTTATAACCCGCTTCGCAGATTCAAAATTATTTATTAACCACCTTGCAACTTCTTCCGAAGTGGTGCCTTTGGAAACGAAATCCAACTTCATGTCATTAAGAATCTTTTGAGCGCCTTCTATGCTGTTTATGGCTATATTGCCTGCGCCTCTCCTTGCTCTTGTTCCCAGCCCGCCAAGATGCGCCAAAACCCACAAAGACACAATTGCTGCTTTAAGAGACTTTTCATCCTGTGAAGATATGGTAACAGTAAATTTGCTTTTAACGGGGAAGTATGGGCGTTCTTTTCCCCTCTGCATATAGGTAGAGTAAAAGAGATACCCTATGCCTGATAGATTTGCATCAATTCGGTTTTGTTGTCTGGAGTCTTTAATTTCATCTTTAAAGTTTAGCAAGGGGCTTTTATCAGGTTGAGTAACTCTAATAGCAAATTTTGAACCGCCGATCCCTTCATCACTGCTTCCAAATATCTTCGCCTCTTTTTCGCGCAATTTATCCAAATTCGGCTCGGATTGCAAAGCCCTCCACCAATAACGCAGAAGTCCTTTTAACGAAGCTGGCCGCAACTCTGCTGTTTTTCCATCGGCTCCTGCAAGAAACATTGGCGTAACAGTCTCTATTTCAAAACTAATTTTTTCTATTTTCGTCATTTTCAACCTCTCTTCCCAATATCATGCAGCAATGCCCCGAGCACCACCGTCTGGTATGCTTTTCTTTGTTTTTCATCCATAAGAATATTCCCCGTAATACCGTGTACTATTTTGTATGTGTAAACTTATTCTGATAGTGGTTCCCTTTCAGATTCAATCTCTAATAAGATTTTGCCTTAATTTTTCCTCCTCAGATTCCCAACCGCCGAAATCAATGATGTTTCCCTGACTGTCATACAGTACAGATAAATCCTTCTTTTTCGCTCCTGAAATGTTGTCATCATTGCTCATTCTCGGGAACCTCCTTTATCGTATCGAATTTCTTAGCTGAGTTAATTTGATACTGTCCCAACCCGAAACTCGTCCCCTTTCCCACATGAATATACTCGCCTAATCGAAGAAACTGCATAAACGGTCGAAAATTTCCCTCATACTGCAGAGACCCGAGCACCCCGCCGAGTTTCATCGTTTCCTTTTGCCGTGTCGAGTAACGTTCCCAATCCTGCCATGTTACCGTGCTTGATACCATCTGTATACTCATTGCTTCCTCAATGAACGACCTGAAATCGCATTCCAGTTCCCTGCCACAGTGAAAATAATACAACGAAGAAACCCTGCGGAGGAGGTTCCGGAACAACACGTGAAATTCAATGGCGTCTGTTATTTTGCTTTCATACCTCACACGGCATGGCGTTAAAAATCGTATCTCAATCTGCCTGCTATCCGTCTGGCTATCTGTATGATTTAACTGAGAGGCGTCCAGCACGGGATACCTGTTGTGAAGTATCTCCTCGTCGCCGGTATAAATGATCCTCGTTTTTTCGTCAGTATCGATACCTTCAACCTGTTCCAGCACACATATGCTTCTGTTTTTCCCGATGCCCTGTTTGCCCAATTCGGTAAAGGTATAGATAAAATACGGCAGGTAATCAACCGCCCTGCCGATCAGTATCAGTTGAAAAGATATGCGATCGCCATGCCTGACTACTCTGTCCTTTGTCAGTGGCGGTTCAAGCACAAAGGGATGGGGTATGGTTTTGTACAATCGTAATCTCTCCGTATCCTCCGGCGGCGCCGTCTCAAATACATAGCTGTACACGCATCTTTCGTGAAGCAGACACTCTGAACACTCCTTCCCGGCCCTCTGGATACAGACAACCTTTTTAAACGCGTACCCGAACCCTCCCCTGAATACGGACCCCTTGTACGTCGGCAAAATTATGTCTTCCTCTGCCCGTATGGTAAATCTGAACTTCGCAAAGGTAAATCGATCGAGCATATTCATACGGGAATCATACCCTTTTCTGTAAAAAAAACCAGCACAACAACCTTATATTTCTTGATAGAAAGCAAGTCTTGTACAACGATTCAGAACAGATTATATCGTAAACGCCCGTGCGTATCACCAGGCGGTTTATAAAGAGAGCCTTGGCAGAAATGAAAAAAAGAAGTGAATCTATCGGCTCAATATTGCAAGGTTGCCTCCGTTTCATAAATGGTGCGCTTGAATTGATCGATGGTGAGCTCTGTTGTAAAGCGTACATCGCCGGCTGCCAGCGCCTTTACAACGACCTGCCATACGGCCGTGACCTTCGGCGAGAGTGTAGTCAGTGGTGCAAAGGTTATGGTGCGGCCCTGCGCATGGGCAGTTGTTGCGCCGCTGCCCGAAACAAATTCCTGCTGATCTTCCAGTGTGCAAACGATGTTCACGTTGGTAAGCGCGGTCGAGCCCTGATTGGTTACGCTGAGTTCATACGTTTCCTGCAGGCCAACCTCAACAGGGTCCTTAATGTCAATAACTTCGAGTAAAACTGCAGGGATGCCCGTGACGCGGGTAGTACATAGCGTGTCCACCGGTTGGGCGATAGTGCCCTGCGCGGTGAAGGCAAACGTCAGGGGGCCGGGTTGCGGTCCGGTAAAGTGAGCGCAGAAGATACTGCTCGCATTTGGCTCAAGATCGGGAAGATGCCAGATTATGTGGTGTGTATCAGCCTGGGTTGCGTTGATTGGTTTTGTGAATATCGCGCCCGGGGGAACCGGGAGTGTTACCGTAACCAACTCCTCCGGCGCATCACCAGTATTTTTCACAATCAGGCAGGCTCGTACAGGGCGGAGAACCGGCATCTCATCCGGTGCAGAACACCTGATCGTCAGGACAGGGGCACGGGTGTCCGGGCCGAGGTTTTCAACCCAGAAATTGCAGCAGGGTTTGGGTATCACACAGCGATAACGACTACCTTTTGAGCAAAAGGAGAATTCATAGGCGTCAATTGGCTCCTCACCCCCCCAGATCAAATCACGGATCAAAATCGGTTTGCCATTCTTGCGCGAGGACATTGCCGGCAGACGGGCGCCGACGGGAATCTGCAACGTCTTAACCGGAGCTGTTTTTGCCGCATAACGGAAATCTTCAATGCTGCCCTGCCAGCCGTCGCACAGATTCAGAACAGCATGAATGTCTGCAAAGAGCGCTTCAGAGGTTAACCGGGCACGCAGCTCTTCAATGGTGTGTACCGGGTCGGCAAAGCGCGTGGAGGGATGTCCCAGCCTGCGAGCGATGTGTTGTTTGGCATGGAGCGGCATTGTCGTCAGCATTGCCAGCATCAGTAATGGTACGAATACGATAAGTGCGTTTTTGGTCGTAATCATCCCTGGTGTATTCCATTCTTGAACGGGTAACAGCGGATGGATCTTTATGAAGACTGCTTTGTTCCTTCAGCTGATTAATGTAGCAGAAGTGAAGAGAATTGCAAGTGTTTTTGTTTTATCCGCACAAGCAGAACGCAATCAAATAGGTAAATCGTCCAACAAATAGTTCATTTCCCCGCGTATCATTAAGCTGAGACGGGTGGTAAGATAGAGCTGTCAATGCTCTTCGTAACGGTCTTCTGCAAGGTTTAAGATAGAATATTCCTTGCCATAGCCATCCCGATAAAAAAATTTACCGTAACACTTTAGTTTTTTGAAAAACATTTGCCGATAGTCTCCGTTAGGAGCGAAAGGCAATAAGGGATTTCTCTCTGGCTGATATAGCATAAGTATCACGCCTTTGGAGAAAAGCGGTTATCTTCTGATATAATGCTACTTCCTTTTCTGCTTGTGCAAAACGAATCGTTATTGCCTTATGATTCGAATAAAGGATATACTGTAATACCTGTTGATTACATATCACTGATGTTTTCTGCTGATTTCAAGTATGTATTATCTTTCAGAAAGGAGTTGTTTATGACAAAAAAAGTACTGGTTCCGATAGCGGATGGTTGCGAAGAGATTGAAACGGCGTGTATTGTTGATGTTTTACGGCGAGCGGATGCAGATGTTACGGTTGCGTCGGTCGGCAAGCTTCAGGTAACGGCGTCAAGAGGGATGAAATTGGTTGCGGATAAGTTATTGTCAGAATGTGTTCAGCATACGTATGATTTGATTGTCTTGCCGGGCGGAATGCCCGGAGCGGAACATTTGCGTGATTCGAAGGAATTGACGCACATGTTAAAACGTCAGCAGCAGGACGGAAGATTGTATGCGGCAATATGCGCATCTCCTGCGGTGGTGTTGCAGCATCACGGGCTTCTGGCGCAGCGCAAGGCAACAGTCTATCCAAGCTTTGCCGACCACCTTGGGAATACTGAAGCGATTGATTCCCGGGTAGTAGTGGACGGGGATTGTATTACCAGCCGCGGCCCGGGAACGGCTCTGGAGTTTGCCCTAAAATTGGTGGAGATGCTCTATGGGGAGCAAAAGGCTAGAGACATTGCCCGGTCTCTGTTGGTTGATTGGTAGGAATAGAGTGCTTCATGAAAAGGTTCATGATGCGTAACGGTCTCGTTGTTTTAAAGAATGCAGCGGTAAAAAGTCATTTCTATTCACATAATGTTCATCGTTCCCTGTAAGTAAATATCGAGTGGAGTGAATGAGAAAAACACAATCGCTAAGGTGAGGTACAGAGAAGGATTATTTCAGCCGTTTAATAAAAACATGGATTTCGTCATCTTCCTCCGTGATTTTCAGAAGTTCATTGCCCGTAGTGTTGCACCAGGAAACAATATCCTTCTTAATGCCTTCATCGGTTGCGATAATCTCCAGTATCTTGCCGACTTCAACATCCCTAATCTTGGTAGTTGTTTTAAAAATGGGCATGGGGCACATGAGGCCGTAGCAGTCCAGTGTTTCATCGGCTTTCATTGTACGTCTTTCCTTCCTGTTTTTTTGAAAGGCTCATTGTTCTTCTGGCCGTACATTTTTTTTCTCAAAAACATATAAATATATCAGGGGTGAAAGTCTGGTTCGTGATGATCGTGATCATGCGAAATCCCTTTCTTTTTTTCCAGACCTTTTCCTGTTGTCTTTTTGAGATAATCGTCAATGGCAGCCTCTATAGCCTCCTCGGCAAGGACAGAACAATGCATTTTTGCGGGAGGAAGTCCGTCCAGCGCCTCTGCAACAGCTTGGTTCGTAAGCTTCAAGGCATCGTCCAGTGTCTTTCCGATAATCATTTCCGTTGAAATGCTGCTGGTCGCTATGGCAGCGCCGCAGCCGAAGGTCTTGAATTTTGCGTCGACTATTACGTTGTCTTTGACCTTGATTGACATTTTCATGATATCTCCGCATGCGGGATTTCCCACTTCCCCGACGCCATCGGAATCAGTTATTTCTCCCACATTGCGGGGGTTTGCAAAATGATCCATTACTTTTGCGCTGTATTGCATACGTAACTCCTTTTTTTCAATAGTTGCTTATTGCTGATTATACAGAGGAGACATCTGTCTGAGACGCTCCACAATGGGCGGCAGTTTTTCTAAAACATATGTTACTTCTGCCTCTGTGTTGTCGATCCCTAAACTAAAAAGAATGGTTCCCTGCGCGATTGCGGCGTCGACGCCCGTAGCCATTATGACGTGAGACGCTTTTAGTGTGCGTGAGGTACAGGCAGAACCGCTTGATATGGCAATGCCCTGCATGTCCAGGAACAATAAAATCGACTCGCCTTCAATATACTCGATGCATAGGCTAAGGTTTGATGGCAGACGGTTAACAGGGTCTCCGTTTACATAGACATGGCTGATTTTCTCAAGTATACCATCTCTTAGTTGATTTCTCAAGTTTTGAATAGTGTTGATACGTTGGGGCATTTCATTGTTTGCCAATTCAGCTGCTTTTCCCATGCCAACGATGCCAATAATGTTTTCCGTTCCCGCTCTGCGTCCGCCCTCTTGTACTCCGCCTTCTAAAAAGGGGCGGATCCTTACTCCTTCCCTCAGATACAGCGCTCCGACTCCCGGAGGTCCGTTGAACTGATTTGCAGACATGCTCATAGCGTCAACACAGAAACTTGAAACGTCGATGGGGATATTACCTACCGCAGCAACGGCATCCGTATGAAATAAGATGCCCTTTTCGCTGGTAATCGTTGATATTTCCTGGACCGGTTCTATTGTCCCGATTTCTCCGTTGGCACACATGATGGATACCAGTATTGTTTCAGGGGTGATCGCGTTTTTTACCTCTTCCGGATTCACCGTCCCGCATTTGTCAACTGGTAAATAGGTGATCTTATACCCGGATTTTTCCAATGATTTTATGGGGTTCAATACCGAAAAATGCTCGATTTCTGATGTGATAATATGATTGCCCTTTTTTTTGAGGGCGGAAGAGATCCCCTTTATCGCAAAATTGTTGGCCTCGGTGCCGCTTGAGGTAAATATTATTTCATTTGGTTTTGCATTGATGAGAAGCGCAACCTGTTCTCTCGCCTCTTGTAAGGCATTATTCGTATGCCTGCCAAATTGATGAAGATTTGACGGGTTGCCAAAGCCTTCCTTTAAAAATGGTGTCATTGCTTCTGTCACCTTCGGATGTATGGGTGTGCCCGAAGCATTGTCCATGTATAATTTTTCCATGAAAAAGTTCCTCGTTAAATTATTCTATTTTCTCTAATCTTGCATATGCTAGCATAAGATGCTTTGTTCCACCAACAGTAAAATTGACTTTAACACTGGCCTTTTCATTTTTTCCGTTAACCTCCAGAATTCTTCCGGTGCCGAAAATGGGATGTCTGACACGTTCTCCGCTTGAAAAGGAAAAAGAATTTTCTGTGGGTAGGGCGCTTTTTACCTCATTTAGATCTTTCTCCGGTGAAAAACCGGATTCTTGAGAAGCCCTGTTCCTGGTAAAATAGAACTCGTAGGAATAATCACGGCTCGTCTTGTCGATCGTGTCTAAAATTTCATCCGGTATCTCATCTAAAAATCTGGATGCAATGCAAGGGGTCATTTGTCCGTATCGTGTTCTTCTCTTTGCGTATGTAAAATAGAGTTCCTTCATGGCCCGTGTAATGCCGACATAGCACAGTCTGCGTTCTTCCTCGATTTTATTGTCTGAATCGCTGGATTCAGAATGGGGCAAGAGCCCTTCTACCATACCGGCAATAAAAACATAGGGAAATTCTAATCCCTTTGCCGTATGAAGTGTCATAAGGGTTACCGCCTCAACATGTTCTTCCATCGCGTCTAAATCGGAAACAAGGGCTACTTCTTCCAGGAATCCCAGTAAAGAACCTTCAGGGACGTTCAGATCGTATTCGTGTGCGGCATTAACCAGTTCTTCTATATTTGCTATGCGGTCCGTTGATTCTTTTTCTTCGGATTTACGGAGAAATTCTATATAGTTTGTTTTCTCAATCACTATTCGTAAAATATCTTCTACGGATGATTTTGGCGATTGCTGCAGATAGCTGATAAGTTCATAATATTTCTTTAGCGAAGAGGCCGATTTGCCACGAATATCGGGTATTTTATCCAGATGTTGCATTGCGTAACAAAGGCCGGCATGGTGTTCTGTTGCCCAGTCCTTTAATTTTTTTATTGTGGTGTTTCCTATGCCGCGCGCAGGAATATTAATGGTGCGTTCCATGGCCATCTCGTCAGAGGGATTTACGCACAATCTAAGATAGGCAAGAATGTCTTTTATTTCTTTTCTTCGGTAGAATTCCACGCCCCCTATGATCATATAAGGAATGCCGTTGTTCCTTAAAGAAATTTCCAGCACACGCGATTGGGCATTCGTGCGATAAAATACGGCAATATTCGAATATTTTATTCCCTTATTGCGAAGGGCTTTAATTGTTTGTGCGATTTCATCTGCTTCTTTGTATTCGTTTTCACAACGGATGGCTTTTACTTTTTCTCCCGGTGAATTTTCTGTCCAGATGTTTTTTTGTTTTCGATATTTATTTTGCTGGATAATGCCGGAGGCGGCTCGCAGAATATGCTTCGTGGAACGATAATTTTGTTCAAGCAGAACCACCTTTGCGTCAGGATAGTCTTTTTCAAAATCCATAATATTCTGTATGTCGGCGCCACGCCAGCCATAAATGGATTGGTCTGGGTCTCCGGTTACGCAAATGTTTCGGTGTTTATTTGCCAGGAGTTGCGTAATGGTATACTGCGCATAATTTGTGTCCTGATATTCATCTACGAGGATGAATCTGAATTTGTCCTGATACATTTCTAAAATGTCAGGGTGTTCTTTCAGCAGCAGAATGGTTTTCATGAGGAGGTCGTCAAAGTCCAGGGCGTTGTCCGTATGGAGAAGGGCCTGGTACTTTGCATAAATCCTGGAAACGGTAAGATTGTAGTAGCCAGAAGCAGTGGCGGCAAATGTGTCGGCGTCAATGAGTTTGTTTTTCGCGTTGCTGATGGTGCTCATAATACTGCGCGGTTTCCATTGTGCTGTATCCATTTGGAGCTCTGCCATGACCGATTTTACTCTATTCAATTGATCTGCCGTGTCGTATATACTGAAATCCCTTGAATATCCGATCCGGTCAATACTGTTTCTCAAAATTCTTGAACACATTTTATGAAAGGTGGATATCCAAAGGCCTTTATGGGATGAAAATACTTTAATGCGTTCGCTCATTTCATTGGCCGCCTTATTGGTAAAGGTAATGGCCAGGATATTGTAGGGATAGACGCCCTGTGACATCAGATAGCCGACACGACGTGTTATCACGCGGGTCTTTCCGCTTCCTGCCCCTGCCACCACGAGAAGGGGACCCTCGGTGTGCACTATTGCTTCACGCTGTTTGTCTGTGACATCTTTCAGTAGAGACATGGGTTATTTTTTTGCAATCAGGCTTGCGATTGCCTTTTTATTGTCTACAACAAGCTCTCGATAATACATGATGGTAAAATCCCTGAAAAAATTTAAAAGTTCATTGGTTTTTAACAGATAGTTTTTATTTCGGGGGCCCGGAAGCCCCCGTTCCAGATTATCAACAGTGTATGTTTCGTAAATAATGATCCCGCCAGGTCTTAAAGCTTCTTTTATCTGTTGGATGAGATTGTGCTGTAAATAATAAAAGCACGTGATGACATTGTATGTGTTTTTCGGCAATTGGCAGCTCTCAAGATCTGCAACGACGGTATGTATTTTTACATTCTTTTCGTCAGCCAACTCTTCGGCCTTCTTAAGCGCCACTTCTGAAATGTCGTAGGCATCCACATCAAATCCGTTTTCAGCCAGAAAAACGGCGTTTCTTCCTTCGCCTGCCGCAATATCCAGCGCCCTTCCCTTTGGCAGGATATCAATATGATCTCTCAGGAAGTCTGCTGGTTCTTTCCCGAAAATATAGTCCTCCGTTGCGTATTTTCTATCCCAAAATGTTTTATCCTGTTCACGGGCAGAGACAAAAGATGCATTTTTTCCCGGAACCGGACAAAAACACATTATATACAAAAAAAGAAGAGAATAAAGAACTGATTTTTTTACGTTAAACATGATGCAACTGATCCTTTCTCAGGGGTTCATTTATAATACAGAATTATGCGTTATTTATAGTTAAATTGTACAGGAATTTTCAATGTATTTACGTGATGTTGCGGTCATGGCATATTCTAAGACCAATAATTCACGGTTGTTAGAGCGGTCTGGTTTGTGTAAGGGTTGTATGGGATACAAGAAACGTTTCTGAATTAACAAAAAATTAACAATACCTTCACACATCTTTAACATTCATAGTGTTTAATTCCATCAAATGTGAATACCGGCTGAGCAGGATATTCTGTTGATTTGAGAATTATAGATCAATGAGGAGAATGTGACATGTTAAAGTTTTTAAAGAAGCACTCGAGAGGAATGATTTTTTTATTGTGCACCATGTCAATGGCAACTGATAGTACCTTTGCAGAGGAAACAGACAGAAGAATGAGTTGGCTGGGTTCTGATGTTTCCGGATCCCTGCCATTTGTCCTGCTGGCTGCCGGCGGTATCATTTTCGCAGGTATACGGCGCTGGAAATCAATGAAGGGGCACAAAAAACACAAAAATATCTCCGGTGGAGGATCTTTGGTTCCGAGAGTATATTCTTTGAAGAAAGAGAAAATAATATGAAAATGGTCCTTATTGCAGACAGTAATAAATGCCACCGCATGCTGTACGAAATAGAACTTTCATCGGAAGGATACATTGTTATCACTGCAAAGAATGGTAAAGAAGCAGTAAACATCATAAGGCTCTTTTACCCGGATGTAATCGTTATGGACACCTATATGCCTGATATAGATGTGTATGATCTGGTGGTGCAAATATTCAAGATACGAACGGAAATACCCGTGATTATGAATACCGTTGATGAAACCGGAAAAGACAGATATGAGCCGTGGTGTGATGCATATATTGTGAAGTCTTCAAACCTTCAGGAATTGCGTGAAAAAATAAGACAATTGATAACATGCGAACCTCCGGTATTACAACCGTAAACCTTTGAAACATATTTGGAAAATTGTCATTACAGGTGATTAAGGCAAGGGAAAAATTATGAGCCAGTTGGAGACGGTTAAAAAAGACAGATTATTTCAGGTTGACAATGTCGGGAATAGCTTTTGTCCGGATGAAGCAAGGGGTATCATGCGCCTGCTGGGCGTTTATGTCGCTGATTCTGAACAGTTTCTCAGCGCCCTTCCATTTTCACTGAATGATACCAGGGCAGGTTCTGAAAGTGAACTTCAGGTGGCTGTGGAAGGGATAAAAGATGCGGTCGATCTTCCAAAAATAATCGAGCAGTCCAACTATTTCCAGAACATTATTAAACGATCAAACGCGGGTGAATCCCCCAGGCAGGCGGTTACCGAACTTGAACATTTTTTACAGAATAACAATGAAAGTGTTTGGGAAAACAGTTGGGTTCGGTTTCCAAAAAGCGTTCTCTCCGATTTTGCCGGTAAAGTGCTTGACAGCGATTTGCGTGCCGATAAAAGAAATCCCATAAGTGGGCTGAGGAGCGATATTCATAGGTTTCTGGTGCGTGAACAGGGTGAAGAAATTGTGCGTGTGCCGGTCAGCTATCTTCTGAAGCTCTCTCTGGCGGATGTTATTGGTTTGCAGCGAAATGTTCCCGAAAGTGTTCGCCGGCGTGGTGTGAGCATCCTCAGCCATTTTCTCAATGACAATACCTCTCCGGAAACACTGTCTTTTTATGTTGTTCCGTTACGTGTGGGTGACGGTATGGGCGGTGCGGTTGCCAGGGAAACATCAACACGCTTTCTGCTGACACAGCTCCTTGCGATGTACGCAAATAAGAAATTTTTGCTTCAGGAAAGAGGGCAAAAGGTAAGGATTTATTTCTCAGCTCACCCTCCTGTCCGCCAGAAAAAACTCAATGAGATTATCACTGATTCTTTCTACCGTGAGCTTTTTATGAATCCCTGTCTGTCCGGATGGGATGCGGGAGAGGAAAAATACCACTATATGCACCTATGTC
The Candidatus Brocadiaceae bacterium DNA segment above includes these coding regions:
- a CDS encoding response regulator, translated to MKMVLIADSNKCHRMLYEIELSSEGYIVITAKNGKEAVNIIRLFYPDVIVMDTYMPDIDVYDLVVQIFKIRTEIPVIMNTVDETGKDRYEPWCDAYIVKSSNLQELREKIRQLITCEPPVLQP
- a CDS encoding UvrD-helicase domain-containing protein; this encodes MSLLKDVTDKQREAIVHTEGPLLVVAGAGSGKTRVITRRVGYLMSQGVYPYNILAITFTNKAANEMSERIKVFSSHKGLWISTFHKMCSRILRNSIDRIGYSRDFSIYDTADQLNRVKSVMAELQMDTAQWKPRSIMSTISNAKNKLIDADTFAATASGYYNLTVSRIYAKYQALLHTDNALDFDDLLMKTILLLKEHPDILEMYQDKFRFILVDEYQDTNYAQYTITQLLANKHRNICVTGDPDQSIYGWRGADIQNIMDFEKDYPDAKVVLLEQNYRSTKHILRAASGIIQQNKYRKQKNIWTENSPGEKVKAIRCENEYKEADEIAQTIKALRNKGIKYSNIAVFYRTNAQSRVLEISLRNNGIPYMIIGGVEFYRRKEIKDILAYLRLCVNPSDEMAMERTINIPARGIGNTTIKKLKDWATEHHAGLCYAMQHLDKIPDIRGKSASSLKKYYELISYLQQSPKSSVEDILRIVIEKTNYIEFLRKSEEKESTDRIANIEELVNAAHEYDLNVPEGSLLGFLEEVALVSDLDAMEEHVEAVTLMTLHTAKGLEFPYVFIAGMVEGLLPHSESSDSDNKIEEERRLCYVGITRAMKELYFTYAKRRTRYGQMTPCIASRFLDEIPDEILDTIDKTSRDYSYEFYFTRNRASQESGFSPEKDLNEVKSALPTENSFSFSSGERVRHPIFGTGRILEVNGKNEKASVKVNFTVGGTKHLMLAYARLEKIE
- a CDS encoding class I SAM-dependent methyltransferase; the protein is MFNVKKSVLYSLLFLYIMCFCPVPGKNASFVSAREQDKTFWDRKYATEDYIFGKEPADFLRDHIDILPKGRALDIAAGEGRNAVFLAENGFDVDAYDISEVALKKAEELADEKNVKIHTVVADLESCQLPKNTYNVITCFYYLQHNLIQQIKEALRPGGIIIYETYTVDNLERGLPGPRNKNYLLKTNELLNFFRDFTIMYYRELVVDNKKAIASLIAKK